From the Papaver somniferum cultivar HN1 chromosome 2, ASM357369v1, whole genome shotgun sequence genome, the window CATATCGTAAGGATTTGTaatagattagttgtatagtggaTTTGGCGATGTTAAGTTTGGCAGTGGATCAGTCCAACCGGCCGGGTTCGGATAGGAGCATGGATCCGGCTTTCGCgtatcaaaaaaaatttaaaaaaataagaaCATCGCTGAATGCTTGAGCGAGTGCTTTTGACTAACCTCTATAAAGTATAAACTGTGCTACCACAAATGATGAATACTTGGACGATTTAATTTTGACTAGGCCACAGCAACAAATCCCAAAACCATTTATAAACCACACAAGTTGCAGATGAAAAGAAAAGAGCATGCTCAACTCGACCATCTCGTAAAGATAAGCAAGATTGAACAATTGAAAGCGGGTTAATAACTTTATCTCTCATGGAGAGTTTTCTCTGCAAAGTCAGCCTCACAAACGTTTCAATCTTAGGATTTGATCCAGTCTGTGAGAATGCTAATTGAACTTCTTCGCTGTCCAAGGACGGATCTGTGATCCTTCCCCTTGGGGCAGAGATTTATTGATTAGTAGAGTTTGTTTTCGCTTAGAGTTTAAAGTTTTTAGTTTTTCGTATGTTTACAGAAAGATCTAAATCATGAACAGATCGTATGATGAAAGGTCTGGACAAATCTCAATCTGTGATGAGTTCTAGCCTTGGAGATGTTGTGAAGACAAGATCTTTGAGAAGATTTATTCAGCTAGACAGAAAATCTTTCACTATTGAGGAAGATAAAGCTGGAGCAGTCAAAATAATAAAGTTCACAGAAAGTGGAACTGGGGGTTTCAGATCCTGGCTATCTATAGACCATAGGATGATATCTTGGTTGATTCATATATTGGTATCGATATCAGAAGGAGATTCCACGAAGGAGAAATGGTCTGAGAGATTAGGTGATGATGTTTATCTAATGCATTTGCAAGCGAATGAAGCAGGAGAATTTCTAAGACTCTCAAGATTTATAAAGGATGGAGAAAGCAAGAAGTTTAGCATATGCTTTCCCGGAGGTGACAATCGAGAATGTTGGTCCATGCTTTCTGAGGTTATGGATACTTTTCTGAGCAAGAAGAAGTGCAGTAGGGTAGAATCTTTACGATCTGATGATAGTTTTCCAAAGTTACATTCTGGAAAAACGATGGAGTAAAAATGGGGTTTGGTGAAAATTTCACATAAAACATCTTAGAATAAGATTGCTGGACTTAtaaaaaaggaaaatcaaatttCATAGATTTTTAGAGTTCAAGGAAATAAACATGCTTAATGCTGTTTTTGAAATGGAGGAGGAAAAATGGAAGAGGATATGGAAGTCACTAATCTGGTCTCAGAAAAAGATTATTATTAAAGTCTGTAAGTGTTTTGGGAAGGAAGACGATGATACTGTTTTTATATTTACAGACAAGAAAGGAAATGGTCACACTGAAGATCAAACACAAAAAGGGGAAGGTGAAGATCAACATGTTTTAAAAGTTGATAACTATTACAAACATGTCCAGTGGTTTAAAATTAAAGGTTTGTCTCATAAGTTCTGGAATTCTAAAACTATGAAATTTATAGGCAGTAAACTGGGCGATATACAGAGAATATCCATGGAAACTTTACAGATTAAAGACAAGAAAGGATGTCATTTTTTCAGAGTCTCTACACAAGGTGGTTGCGATGGCGTTCCAGcggtgttgttaatggatataggGGGAGAAGACGGTGTTGCAGATTATTTGGGATCCAGAATATATGCCAAAAGATCAGGCAACTGATTTGGATTATTCTAGGCAAGTTGAGATATTTGATGAGAGATTTAAGGTAACAAATTTGGAACTTCCAAAGTCGATTTCTTCAGCACGTTTTTCACGGAGAAGAATGAACGGTCATAATGACACTAATCCAGGGATACTTAGCAGATGGAGTGGGCCATATTATTCAGGAAGATAAAGACGGTAGCTGGATTTTCGTTTCTAAGCCTAGTCGGATGTCTTCAACAGGTAAAAACAACAATGATTCTGCTTTTAATACTTCAGGTTCAAGATACAAGAACTTACGTGATGAAGAAGATTCTGTGAACGGAAGTATATGAGAAGACTTGAATACAGAAAACGAGCAACACTCTACTGAGGAAGAAAGGACATGGAAGATGAAGTAGTTCAAAACTTAAACAATACTAAGTTGGCTATGGAGGGTGATGAAGATACAATAGACAAGACATTAAACTCTTTTGTGAACTTGGCTTGTATTTATGGTCATATCGGTGACGAAAACATTATATCACTAAGCAAAAACATGTCTCAGTTGGTTCATAAATACAAAGATAGATTCAAAGGGCATGAAGAGGTGTCGGATAATGGTGAGTTGGAGCAAGACAATATGGGTCATATGATTTCTTCAAAAAATAATTTACTTTTAGAAGAGGAGCTGGTGGGGTGTTATGAGTTTCAAGGGAGTAGCAATGGTGATGGATTTTAAAATCTTGAGCTATAATATAAGAGGGCTTAATTATTTTGACAAGATAACTTCTCTTAAAAACCTCATTAATAATCAAAAGTGTGCAGTTTGTCTTGTTTAGGAAACTAAGATTATGAAATTCTCCAACTGGTTTACAAAATAGTTATGGTATGACGATTTCTTTGAATGGTCTTACATACCTTCTATGGGTGCAAGTGGTGGTATTCTGTCTATCTGGGACAATAATAGATTTTCCAAGGATGATGAAATATTAGGCCTCAACAATATTTCTACCTTGTTCACTACTAAAGATAATGTCTTTAAGTGGGCTGTCACTAATGTTTATAGCCTCTGTGAGTATAATGCAAGAGCAGAATTCTGGAAAGATTTGAAGAAAGTCAGGCATTGGTGGGCTGGTCCTATATGTTTTGCAGGTGACTTCAATGTTGTTAGATTAGATGAAGAAATGAATAGAGGTGAAGTTGATAGTAGAAATTCAAGTTTTCTAAACAATTTCATACTTCAACAAGAGTTGGTGGATCAATCTTTGGTTGGTGGATCTTACACTTGGTCCAACAATCATGCAGATCCTCTTCTTTGCAGACTTGATAGATTCTTATTTAGTGTAGAGTTTGAGGAGGCTTTTTCTTCCACCATCACCGTATAAAAGAATGTTCTTCCATCAGTAGCAAACCCCGTCGATCAAAGCTGAGAACATGGGATCAATTATGTATAATGGTATTTAGATGACAGAGGCTACCAATACCAAACGCAACACTGCATATGATGGATGAATGATATGATCCCGTACTCTAACAAATGTCAAGTTTATTAAGCACGAAGATCCATCACATGTCTATTAACGACATCATGGGTGCAAATCATATTTTTTTCGCACTATGTATTGAAGGATAATGGCTTTGTCTACCTTATTGGCTATCTAAGAGTGTCAGTGCAACCATTTCTGGTAGTTTTACATCAACGAAGTTGTCTATTTTGGATTTATTTGGTTTAGTAATGAATGATGCAATGCACTTACCTTGATGACCTTGTTTGACTCCAAACCGCTGATCAACTACGGTTTTAGCAACATGAAACACAGATTGCTAACACTTGCAACAACTAAAATCCATGGAGCACTGCTTTAATATAGTAGACGACATGCGCCTATTATTTACAATAGGGTTGGAGGAGAAATTCGGCCTCAAGCAAGCTGAGGCTCCAAGAAACAACGACCACACATCCATGCCATCTCCTATGGCGTTGTCAAATGCATCGAGGATGCACCGGCAACAAAGGTGCCAGCAGCAATGGATGCAACGCAGGATCCAATGGCCAATCTTGTCTCTCGGGGAGTTCTGCTGCTCATCATCAATAGTATCATTGTAGCTTCTGGATCCTATCAGTTTAAAAACAATTAACAAAAGCTtatatcgaaaaaaaaaaaaacttatgtaAACCCACCGCAATAGGTGATTTTTCTAGACCTATTCAAGCTTACAATTTATTTTTGTGGGAGTACTTGTGATATTTGATTGATTAGCGTTGTCGTTTTATCTGGTTCAACAGGAGCTCTATAAATTGTGAAATATGTGACTGTAACCACATATATGTACATTCGACGGAGAATTCAGGGGAAATTTAGATTAGTGATTTAATACTTTTTGACAAAAGTAGCAAAAGAAATATCTCAATAGTTAATAGACATATATAAAACAGCAAGACAGGGAAGAAAGCCCCTTTCAGAAATTCGAGGTCATATGAAAAAGATGCCTCTTCTCCAAGTGAATGAGAAAATGGATGCCTCTGCTCCAGTGAATGAGAAAATGGCGAAGGAACTGGTACTGACACGTTAATACTCCTGATCATACAATTACAAAAACGTAATTAAATACAAGAACTAAACAGATCGGtgcgataaaaaaaaaaaaaaaagcagatcGGGGGAAAAGAGAATAAAGGTCCGTATTTGCTTGTGACGGGGAacaataaaaaccaaaaacataAATTGTGTCCGAATGCAAAGGACAACACATCCTTCATGATCTTCACAGACTCGCATATGCCTACTAATCTCTTCGTTCGTCTTTGTTAATCATCCGCAATCGATGGCAATAAGAGTAGTCATGATTGAAGCTGAAtcctaaagagaaaaaaaatatatatctttGATGTTTATGCATAAATTGTCATCACATATACGTAATTATATACATGAACTCAAGATATTGGTACCGATCCAATCTTGTGTGCTGCAGCTCTTGATCAGTGAGAAAGAGACTGGCCGTGAACTGAACTGGGGAGAAATAAACTTGACGTAAGTATACCAATTTCCTTTGTAGCAGGATTTCCTTAATTACTCAATCGAATGGATTTCATTAATTACTTTATAACACGATTTCCTTAATCGAATGGATTTCCTTAATTGAATGGATTTCCTTAATTAATAGGAAGCATAGAGTTttacgttgttttttttttctttaacgaTTTTGATGATGCAAGTATCGTCCACCTTTGACGGTGTTAGTAATGTACAATTAAGTTTTGGTGTAAACAGGGTGTAACAAATTATTTAACCTCAAATTCTGATATAAGTATTGCCCACCTACATTTTTTTTACACCGTTACTAACGAACAGTTAAGTATTTGATGTAACCAAAGTGAaaccaaattttaattattaCAACCAATAGAGCTATGCGAAGTGTCCTTACAATAACTTCTGCATTTGAAAAGGCATATTTCGGCCAATAAGAATTGAGGGTTTCATCACCGTTTAACGTGAGATCTTTATTTGTTAGCACCTTGAAGGGGAAGATTTCAGCTTCAAACTAGGAAATGGAAAAGGTATAAGATTTTGGCATGATAAATGGCTGCTAAATGGATGTCTTAAGGATCTTTTCCCTGTCATTTTCAAAGCCAGTTTAAATAAGCAAGCATcagtggctgagatgatttgtgaAGACGGATGGGAGGGTGCTTTTAAGATTCCTTTGAATGAAAATGAAAGGCTTGAATGACACTTGTTGAGAAGAGACTTGGGAGCAATTCCTGTTTTggtagacgaagaagatgaggtAAAAAATTTCGATGAATTCTCTACTAAAATTTGCTATGAGGCTATGTCAGGTGTCATGGAAGAATGCAATTACATCAAATACTTATGGAAGAAGTTAATCCCCTATAAAGTTAGTTTCTTGTTGTGGGATGCATTTAATAATTCTCTGCTTATTAGAGATATGTTGACTTATAGAGGGATACAGATAGAAAGTACAGCTTGTGTTATGTGTAATATGGTAGAAAAAAATGCAGATCACCTGTTTCTTCACTGTCAAACAACTTTCGATGTCTTGAAATACTTCATCAAAGCTTTTCATGTCTGCTGGCCTTTACCTGCCACTGTAATGCATTTatttgaagcatgggaatggaatgTATGACTGGCAAATGCAGAGAGCTTTGGAGTATAATGCATTATGCACTGTTTTGGATAATTTGGGAGGAAAGGAAAAACAGGGTGTTTGGGGGAAGACACATGTCTGTATATGAGATCATTATTCACATTAAACAGACTCTTATTTTGTGGATTTGTGAAAGAGATACATTCAGATTTATTAACAGCTCTCAAGTCTTGCAGAATCAGGAGCAAATTATTCACATGTAATCAAGTTTTTGACTAGCTTTTCTATTCAAAATAGAAAAGCTTTTCTATTTGTAATCAAGCCTTTTCTTCTTAATATAAACTTTCCTATTCGAAAAAAAAGATAAGCAAGctgcaaaaagaaaataaataaaagtggTAGCGACGCACAATTATCTTTGTATTCGTATAAAAGCAGGGTTGTCTGTGCACCTGTGCGGGTAGCTTAATAAGCAAGCAACTTGCTGTCCGTTGGATGGTCATCTCTACCGTTAAACTATATTTGTTTTTATCCTTGAGCTTTTTTTTAATTCGTCCAGCAACATCTTTTGTTGTTCATTAAATCCTAGACCCTTCTATTAGCTTTTCTTCTTCGGTTCAACCCTAATTAGAATCCGTTCAATTACTAAACATCGTCGTTAACTATTATTTGGATTCAGAATCCAGATAATGCATGCAAATTTATCATAAAATTGATCAATTAGCTCAATAAcaaaatttctgggtgaaaaagacatgtaaaatttattACTATTTAAATGGTCGACGacaatgtaaaaatagccagaatataaacagttttatcctacccattttcaaatatatattttttaatttacactaggatgcatccagtttcaccctcgctattgtttaagtttaagccaggataaaTCCaaattcattcttgctatttttcggtgttcatttcacccatactaatttttactcgtccattagaaccatgtttcaaAAATATTTGGGAAATTGACCCAATTTCTCCAAATTTATGTACACATGACAGTAGTTTTGCATAGGATTCCTAAGAGTTTCTCCAATGGCATGTTtggagataaatgtcaaaatccacctAGGATGCACAcccattttctctaaaatcattctccaacccGGATGTCATAAATCAATGTATGCATGACATTAGGTAGAAAATGTCAAGGGGAATGTCTAGTTTCTCACATTCCCTTTGACATTGTCTACCATCCTAGTCGGTTTTCTTCAATtacatatatattttatttactaaaattaattttaatacaataaataatcatttttatacctaataaaattttaaaagtattaaacataaaatttacatttaatagGAAAATGATCACAAACAACATCATTGGAGATGAATAACATTTTTCACCTACACTTAAGagcctctccaatggaatgtgtgtgaaggAAAAAGTCCCAATCCACGTAGgatccacaacaatgtttataaaaaatcatctccaacccattgatgtgaagataatgtggcaaaaaaaaagttagacatcctGTAGGtaaacctctagttttagacattcacttagaggatgtcttcccatcctagtcacacttttgttaataaaagtcaatgaaaaataaaactagatAGGATTCTGACCAATTATatacctacaaataagtaaacaaaTAATAGAACACTTTATAGATTGGAgataaaaatttatttttcctATCATTTAGAATTTTATACACAAAGGATGTCTTAAAAGTGATGCCACATATAAAATATTCACgttcaccattggagaagctctaagaaaaatttggaataaagatatatcttgtttgtgttgccacataGAAAACACATACAACAACCATTGGAGAAACTCTAAATATATGAACTTTGCATCATTTTGGAGTAAGCCTCTGGGGCTAAGTTAGTCCCAACATGTTACTCTTTCTAATTTGAGAAAACAGATCATGAACATACTCTTTATTTTTAGGGGCGGACTCCAAAGATGGTTTAAGGCACTCCATAATCTTACACTTTAGTTACGTAAGATTTCACTTTGCGTGCACCCGAACAACAACTCTAGAAGATGATCCGATCAACTAATAACAACTACTATTCTTTTTACTACACATACTTTCTCAACTAATACTCATCCACATTATCTACTTGGAGCTTGTTGTTTTGTATTTTCCACTATAAATAAGCAGTAGCATTTTTATGTTAATCCACAACAAATACAAACATTTATAACATCTCTAGCTACCTCTAACTAAGTTGTTAATTTCTTCAGTAAAAAACCTATTCAGCTGATCATGGGTTCTTATAAGGTTTTGTTCGTGTTGTCTTCGATCATTGCAGTTTCATCAATGAACATCAATTTCAGCTCCGCGGCTCGTCATCTTTTGCAAGCACCAACCCCTCTACCAGTAGTTCCTGGAATACCTGCAATTCCTACAATCCCCCCGGTTACACCAATCACACTACCAACTACTGGTCCAACTATATTGCCTACTATTCCAAATTTTACATTACCTCCTTTGTCTTCCATTCAACAAACAATTGCATCTTTATTCCCTAATGGAATCCCTTTCCTCAACCCTTCGTCACCTTCTGCAACACCAACTGCATCGACGACCACCACTACTACTAGTCCTTGATTTTGATTCTTGTAATACATCCGTTTATTTCTTACTACTACTACtagattgtgttattttgtgtttgaaaaaATGAATCATTAATTGGGTGTTACCTGTTTTACTTACATATAGCCTATATACAATACTTATTTACTAGATCTTGTTGGGTACAGTTGTTCTTTTACTTACATATAGCCTATATACAATACTTATATGCTTGTTGATTTGTCGTGATTTTCTGCATTTCTTGAACTACACTAGTCGCTTTGGGGTGGGGGTGGGGCGTTGTTTTTTTTCCTACTAAATTAGAGAAATTGTAGAGAGCTAGTGATCCATGATCAAAATGAAATAAATGGGTACATTCTCTATGAATTATTTATAGATAATACTAATTCTCAATTGATGATGTTCTCCTAATAGTTGCAGCTAACTATAGTTATTAGTCGGTCATTTTGTTTCAATGTAGTAAATAGGATGAGATCCAATTGACAAAGTGTCTTATACATCGATATAATGAGTGAGAGCTCAGCTCCTTTAATCCGTAAAAGCATATAAGCAAAACAAATGCCAAGAAGGAGGAACCAAACACGTTTTTGTTAATGCTGGGCATTATTGTTGGGTGCCTCCTGCTATCAATTGTTTTCTGTAAAGAAGAAAACATAGCCATTTTCATGATAAATTTAGTTAAGGAGATGTTATGAATACTGATACTTATAGGTCACGTTGTTGTGTATCTAAAACAACAGTGCTTCTGGACATACCCGAGATTATGAACCACGCAAAAACCGAATCTCCTTTTTTATCTCACAGTTTTTTTTTGATGGGTTCCAATGGGTCCCGTGGAGGACAGCAGGGGTCTCGTCTTTGGGTTTGTTCTGTGTCTGGCGGTTTTTGGGGCGGTTTTTTTGGTTGTTCGTTAAGAAGTTTTGCTAAAACAAACATTAATTATTGCAAGATGGAAGAAAGCCCATGACATTGCTGCTGgcgtaagtattttttttttctttgacttAAAAGGTTCAGGTTTTATTAAAATTAAAAGATAAACAAGGCCTTTTAGGCCCAATTACAATCATGGTCGTGTCAAAGACCAAACCAGAATTCAGATTTGCATGAGATGTACATTAATcctagtgaaaactacaggggaAACCCATTCTACAGATTTTCTACACTGCGAAATCAGTGGGCGGAAAAGTTCACGCGCGCACCCAATTTTCGtgagaaaatttctcccaaacccacaatttataaaatttggtttcttcgtatcttttcttcttcttcttctttacgagaatttcttcttcaattatttttcttttcttcctccaaaCTGTGACTTACGATCAATAATATTGATAGACAGCATAATCACATGAAGATTGGAAACAATAGATGAATGAAatcgaaagttagggtttgaggtgaTGTTCTGAGATGAATCGAGATCTTGCTGTTTGTTATTTCTGAAAGATGTATGAATGGTTTTTTTTAATTACGTATTATGATTGAGAAGATGGATCTGAGATGGAGATAGGGTTTGTAATTGTTTTAATCAAGTAGAACATGAAGAAAAGTTGAATTGAGATTTAGAAAATACAGAgaataataataaagcttatttgagctgggatgatgaacaacgaagaagaagaagaagatgatgcttttatgagtgcataacatgtcatgcagtcgaaaaaatggatgcataatacattatccggcatctttgttattttgtgtgaaattgaaaattgatgcataatgtatCATgaagtcgagaaaatggatgcattacCTGATACGCATCCaaaatacggctgcataatgcattatgcatcgagaaaattattGCATAATCTATTacgcatcgagaaaatggatgcataacctgatatgcatccttaaatTTGGCGGCATAActaattatgcatcaatttttttatgtacgcactaaaatcaaccaaaacaatggctacataactcgttatagatgcataactttgttatgcagtcgaggaaatggttgcataattcgttatgcgtctgcataatgtgttatgcatcttttttggaggctgcataatgaatatgtggtcagttttcgaaatttttccctaaaacgatgatcacctccgagtttttcatgaaaaacaaaaaattgatattgttgtttgtactcgttgagtagctctcttaaaaagatttccaacgatataaaatttgtaaaattccaatgcgcggatttttaaatatgttatatccaagttgcgttgtcaattatacccctgatgcataacccgtcatgcggatgcataatccgtcatgcagaaatttttaataatttcatataattatggatgtcacggaaataaaaattaattgtggatctgacaatgagaatatgaTTATTTTTGGGCCTGCGTCTAATTATCCCTTAATCCATAACTGCTTTCCATTTGATTAAGAGATCTATGCAACTATAAGATTTGAACCAACCGAACGAAGAACCCCGTTAATAGACAATTCTTTTTATGTCCAGAACTATCCAATCCTTTTCTCTCCCTTTACGTTTTGCCATCACTCTTCTGTTTCTTTCTCCCCATATAGTCCATACAATGGCAAGCAAAAGGTAAAATATACCACACCTTTGCTAGTTTCTTGCATTTGTTGGTGTGTCAGATTTAtgtggtactttgtaggtacaAGTCCCATTCCTATAGGTTAACCAAATGCTTGAATTATTCGATAACTAACTTTTCATAGTACCaatttcaaatttttattttttttttgatttgaaaggttaaaaaagaagataaaaagaaagtaaaagaaattataaaaaatgggctatatagtcaaaaatatatttttcctgggtcaaatggacaggTAAACTCTTGTCTGGGTTAAATGGACAGAGAATAATTAAATCATGAAACAGACTATTATACCCCTCAACTACCAACAACTTCTCATAAACAACAATCTGAACTCATTTTCAAGAGAAACCTGGCTTCATTGTTAACGTCGATCACCCACAACCACAAAAATTAGTTTCTCCATCttccaccatctccaacaccagAAACCACCAACAACGCTGTCGTCGACAACATCTCCACCAGAGTCGCCACTACCATCATCTTCAAAATTATCTTCATCACCATTACCGTCTCTTTCATCACCACTAGAAACTGCAACCCCAACATCATCGATacgaccactaccaccaccagcaacatcaTACTCCCCCATTATTTTTCTCCACAACCAAAAACACCAACAAACAATACAGATCTAAACCACCACCGCCATCAACAGTTTTGTTCTCTCGTCAAATGCCCTAATTTAAGTAAGATTTCTCAAATTCATGAAATCTAAGAGAATTGGAGTTTTTCTTTCATCAATTTCGCCAACTATGCACTCGTAAGTATCCTAGTCctaatttaatttttgattttagtaTCAGATTTCGTCAATTTCACATGCAATGGTTGTAATTACatgaatttattatttttttgaattttaatcTGTCTTTTTCTAACATAAGAGTTCTTGTCCCATCTATACGTGAATGAAATCGGTTTAATCATGTTTTAGTTTAGTTCAATTTGCTTTCATCCATGTTTGCTggtgatgaaactgatttcatccctTTTGAAATTGAGCTGATCTTGAATTTGTTTTTATACAAGTTTAAAATAGGATGAAACTAATTTCATCCTGCTTTAGAATTAAGTTGAATTTGTTTTCATAAaaatttaaactaggatgaaaccagtttaatCCTTTCTAAGattgagtagaattttttttcatCCGTGTTTTAACCAGGATGAAATCATTTTCATCTAATTCAATTTTGGGTTGAACTTTATTTCACCCATATTTAACTAGGATGAAAATGGTTCCATCTAATTTTTCAttaactaggatgaaactggtttcattttATGTTGGTTGGACTGAATTTATTTTTGCTCATGTTTAAacttagatgaaactggtttcatcaagtTTTGGAT encodes:
- the LOC113351081 gene encoding uncharacterized protein LOC113351081, whose translation is MGASGGILSIWDNNRFSKDDEILGLNNISTLFTTKDNVFKWAVTNVYSLCEYNARAEFWKDLKKVRHWWAGPICFAGDFNVVRLDEEMNRGEVDSRNSSFLNNFILQQELVDQSLVGGSYTWSNNHADPLLCRLDRFLFSVEFEEAFSSTITV